In one Silene latifolia isolate original U9 population chromosome 10, ASM4854445v1, whole genome shotgun sequence genomic region, the following are encoded:
- the LOC141608652 gene encoding F-box/kelch-repeat protein At3g06240-like — MTNTISMNNPRQLNQERNIPVDLLETEILPRLPIESLLRFKVVSKQWLAIISNPQFTKLHLHRSMWSQHSTLLVLNFDNSVSFLNHADQCSTSHDLVVDRKLNPNHDLIISPGSKIDLIDSCNGLICLAIGADKLCFFNPATRVCREVFCPEAIDLFKDPCLWAFGYSTTNDEYKLLYVDGIRGHNVRKPHVYTLRNNDNDLRNWKELSVDLSPYCWHSRTLGKIINEKAHWIVSRKQTYGRDFCILAFDLTNETFNDVSLPQDIVATILIDDYIYYDIFIAGIEQNLSVCCQRRKEYDIYVEVWMMMKYGVSESWIRVYNFDVGPTPLRDIMTRCNLSMSKRKEGRSFFLLSNNGDLLVKDLNAKQIQNVEVLGTNNNPVSSIRRHVDSLVSPFLL; from the coding sequence ATGACGAACACAATTTCGATGAACAACCCTAGACAACTCAACCAAGAGCGTAATATACCCGTCGATTTGCTAGAGACGGAAATTCTCCCAAGATTACCAATCGAATCATTGCTTCGATTCAAAGTTGTCTCCAAACAATGGCTTGCCATAATCTCAAACCCCCAATTTACAAAATTGCATCTTCATCGTTCGATGTGGAGCCAACATAGTACCTTACTTGTACTTAACTTTGATAATTCGGTCTCCTTTCTTAACCACGCAGATCAATGTAGTACGTCCCATGACCTGGTCGTTGATCGAAAGTTAAACCCTAACCACGACCTGATAATAAGTCCAGGCTCCAAGATAGACCTTATCGATTCATGTAATGGCTTAATATGCCTTGCTATTGGTGCGGACAAGCTTTGTTTCTTTAACCCGGCTACTCGAGTATGTCGAGAAGTTTTCTGTCCAGAAGCGATTGATCTATTCAAAGATCCATGCTTATGGGCGTTCGGATACTCGACAACGAATGATGAGTACAAACTTCTATATGTAGACGGAATTAGAGGTCATAATGTACGCAAGCCACATGTGTACACATTGCGGAATAACGATAATGATCTTCGTAATTGGAAAGAGTTGAGTGTCGATCTTAGTCCTTATTGTTGGCATTCTCGAACTCTAGGAAAAATTATTAATGAAAAGGCTCATTGGATTGTATCAAGGAAACAAACATATGGACGTGATTTTTGTATTCTCGCTTTCGATTTAACCAATGAAACATTCAATGATGTATCCCTTCCTCAGGACATTGTAGCGACCATCCTCATAGATGATTATATATATTATGACATCTTTATTGCTGGTATAGAGCAAAATTTGAGTGTTTGTTGTCAACGACGAAAAGAATATGATATTTATGTAGAGGTATGGATGATGATGAAATATGGGGTTAGTGAATCGTGGATTAGAGTATACAATTTTGATGTCGGTCCAACACCATTACGGGATATCATGACGCGTTGTAACTTGTCCATGAGTAAGAGAAAAGAAGGAAGATCGTTCTTCCTTCTTTCAAATAATGGAGATTTGCTCGTAAAGGATTTGAACGCGAAACAAATACAAAACGTTGAAGTGTTAGGTACTAATAATAACCCGGTTAGTTCGATTAGAAGGCATGTCGATAGCCTTGTTTCACCTTTCTTATTGTAG